The Mesorhizobium sp. NBSH29 genome has a segment encoding these proteins:
- a CDS encoding nucleoside hydrolase produces the protein MAQTQKIIIDTDPGQDDAVAILLALASPELEVVGITAVAGNVPLALTEKNALKICELAGKPDIKVYSGAVRPLIRDLVTAEHVHGKTGLDGPDLPEPTMTLQDQHAVDFIIETLMNEPAGSITLCPLGPLTNIALALVREPKIAPRIRQIVLMGGGFFEGGNITPTAEFNIYVDPHAADVVFRSGVPIVMMPLDVTHKALTTKKRVDAFRAMGTKVGTATAALLDFFERFDVAKYGSDGGPLHDPCVIAYLIKPELFTGRDCNVVVETSSELTMGMTVVDWWGVTDRPKNAKVMRDIDHDGFFALLTERLATL, from the coding sequence ATGGCACAGACGCAGAAAATCATTATCGACACCGATCCCGGCCAGGACGATGCTGTAGCCATCCTGCTGGCGCTTGCCAGTCCAGAGCTTGAGGTGGTGGGCATCACCGCTGTTGCCGGCAACGTGCCGCTGGCGCTGACCGAAAAGAACGCGCTGAAAATCTGTGAGCTCGCCGGCAAGCCTGATATAAAAGTGTATTCCGGCGCCGTGCGTCCGTTGATCCGCGATCTCGTCACCGCCGAGCATGTGCATGGCAAGACGGGGTTGGACGGGCCAGACCTGCCCGAACCGACGATGACACTGCAGGACCAGCATGCGGTGGATTTCATTATCGAAACCTTGATGAATGAGCCGGCAGGCAGCATCACGCTTTGCCCGCTCGGGCCCCTGACAAACATTGCGCTGGCGCTGGTACGCGAACCGAAGATCGCCCCGCGCATCCGGCAGATTGTCCTGATGGGTGGTGGCTTTTTCGAGGGCGGCAACATTACCCCGACCGCCGAATTCAACATCTATGTCGATCCGCATGCGGCTGATGTGGTATTCCGCTCAGGGGTTCCCATCGTGATGATGCCGCTCGATGTCACCCATAAGGCGCTGACCACCAAGAAGCGCGTCGACGCTTTCCGCGCCATGGGCACCAAGGTCGGCACCGCGACGGCGGCACTGCTCGACTTCTTCGAGCGCTTCGATGTCGCCAAATATGGCTCCGATGGCGGCCCGCTGCACGACCCTTGCGTCATCGCCTATCTGATCAAGCCCGAACTTTTCACGGGCCGTGACTGCAATGTCGTCGTGGAAACCAGTTCGGAACTTACCATGGGCATGACCGTGGTCGACTGGTGGGGCGTGACCGACCGGCCGAAGAATGCAAAAGTCATGCGCGATATCGACCATGACGGCTTTTTCGCGCTTCTGACCGAACGTCTGGCGACGCTCTAG
- a CDS encoding DUF1150 family protein yields MIANETTIEVTPAQLAHLGEGTVAYLREMGSEELMGKFPGLPEIEPGTKLWALFAANGQPILLSDERDRAIAGALENDLTPVAIH; encoded by the coding sequence ATGATTGCAAATGAAACCACTATCGAGGTTACACCGGCGCAACTCGCCCATCTGGGCGAAGGCACGGTCGCCTATCTGCGCGAAATGGGCAGCGAGGAATTGATGGGTAAATTTCCGGGATTGCCGGAAATCGAGCCCGGCACCAAGCTGTGGGCCCTGTTTGCGGCCAATGGACAGCCGATCCTTTTGTCGGATGAGCGTGACCGCGCCATTGCCGGAGCGCTGGAAAACGACCTGACCCCGGTCGCCATCCACTAA
- a CDS encoding DUF2214 family protein has translation MLVDLVLAVAHHLLFFALISVFAAQMVLVRPGLAGAALSRVARLDASYGMIAGLVILVGGARVIFGLKGWEFYVSNWAFWAKMAAFALVGGLSAIPTLRILEWKRALAADQAFQVPDAAITGVQKWLRLEGLLFLLIPVFAAIMARN, from the coding sequence ATGCTGGTTGATCTGGTTCTGGCGGTTGCGCATCACCTTCTCTTCTTTGCGCTAATTTCGGTTTTTGCCGCACAGATGGTGCTCGTCCGGCCCGGTCTTGCCGGTGCTGCACTCAGCCGCGTCGCGCGGTTGGATGCGTCCTATGGCATGATTGCGGGGCTGGTCATCCTGGTCGGGGGCGCACGGGTGATCTTCGGTCTGAAGGGCTGGGAGTTCTACGTCTCCAACTGGGCTTTCTGGGCCAAGATGGCAGCCTTTGCACTGGTCGGCGGACTGTCCGCAATCCCGACCCTTCGCATCCTTGAATGGAAGCGTGCGCTGGCCGCCGATCAAGCCTTCCAGGTGCCCGATGCAGCCATTACCGGGGTGCAAAAATGGCTACGGCTGGAAGGGCTTCTGTTCTTGCTGATCCCGGTGTTTGCCGCGATTATGGCGCGAAACTAG
- the nth gene encoding endonuclease III: protein MEKPKRKTSVAPRAKKVPRRSPRSAYSAAEVDEMFRRLSIQRPEPKGELEHVNAFTLLVAVVLSAQATDAGVNKATRGLFAVADTPAKMVTLGEVVVGDFIRTIGLWRGKAKNVIALSQALIADHAGAVPGNREALVKLPGVGRKTANVVLNMAFGQPTMAVDTHVFRIGNRIGLAPGTTPEEVERGMVKAIPGTYMQHAHHWLILHGRYVCKARRPECERCVIADLCKAAVKTNTVPSPLVEIGNGDIPPTAPSFAP, encoded by the coding sequence ATGGAAAAACCCAAGCGGAAAACCAGTGTTGCGCCCCGCGCCAAAAAGGTTCCCAGGCGCTCGCCGCGTTCGGCCTATTCGGCTGCAGAGGTGGACGAGATGTTTCGCCGGCTTAGCATCCAGCGGCCTGAGCCGAAGGGCGAGCTTGAGCATGTCAACGCGTTCACGCTGCTGGTGGCGGTGGTGCTGTCGGCGCAGGCGACGGACGCTGGCGTCAACAAAGCGACACGCGGGCTTTTTGCGGTGGCCGATACGCCGGCAAAAATGGTGACGCTGGGTGAGGTTGTGGTCGGCGACTTCATCCGCACCATCGGCCTGTGGCGCGGCAAGGCCAAGAACGTGATCGCACTGTCGCAGGCGCTGATCGCGGACCACGCTGGCGCGGTGCCGGGAAACCGTGAAGCACTGGTGAAGCTGCCCGGCGTTGGCCGCAAGACCGCGAACGTGGTTCTCAACATGGCCTTCGGGCAGCCTACAATGGCGGTCGACACGCATGTGTTTCGTATTGGCAACCGGATTGGGCTGGCACCCGGAACAACGCCGGAAGAGGTCGAGCGCGGTATGGTCAAAGCCATCCCGGGAACATACATGCAGCACGCCCATCACTGGCTCATTTTGCACGGCCGCTATGTCTGCAAGGCGCGGCGCCCTGAATGCGAGCGCTGTGTCATCGCCGATCTCTGCAAGGCGGCGGTGAAGACAAACACGGTACCGTCGCCATTGGTCGAAATCGGCAACGGCGATATCCCGCCTACAGCCCCTAGTTTCGCGCCATAA
- a CDS encoding Hsp20 family protein yields MTRMTPFSSPLLLGFDAMEKTLERLAKNGDSYPPYNIERLRDTDGQSERLRITLAVAGFCDADLEVTTEESQLVVRGRQAEEQPEREFLHRGIASRQFQRTFVLADGMKVAAAELKNGLLSIDLDRPQPERLVRKINISVKD; encoded by the coding sequence ATGACACGCATGACGCCCTTTTCGAGCCCACTCCTGCTTGGTTTTGATGCCATGGAAAAGACGCTCGAGAGGCTCGCCAAGAATGGCGATTCCTACCCACCCTACAATATTGAACGGCTGCGCGACACCGATGGCCAGAGCGAACGGCTGCGTATTACGCTGGCAGTTGCCGGCTTTTGCGATGCCGACCTTGAGGTGACCACCGAGGAAAGCCAGTTGGTGGTGCGGGGCAGGCAGGCTGAAGAGCAGCCCGAGCGCGAATTCCTGCACCGTGGCATCGCCTCCCGGCAGTTCCAGCGCACCTTCGTGCTCGCCGACGGCATGAAGGTAGCAGCAGCCGAACTGAAGAACGGACTGCTCTCCATCGACCTCGATCGGCCGCAGCCGGAACGATTGGTACGAAAAATAAACATCTCGGTGAAAGACTAG
- a CDS encoding DUF2244 domain-containing protein: MTQNNAGFTADEPIFSALLMPHRSLGRTGFLVLMATLATAWGITGLFFLAHGAWPVFGFFGLDLLLVYGAFRLNYRAARAREEVSVSRTSLDIRKVAPSGRTETHHFNPFWTRFRIARHDEIGITAMAVEAEGSRVPLGGFLNPEDRESFANAFSGALAKARRG; this comes from the coding sequence ATGACCCAGAACAATGCCGGCTTTACCGCCGATGAGCCGATATTCAGCGCGCTGTTGATGCCGCACCGGTCGCTGGGGCGCACCGGTTTCCTTGTTCTGATGGCAACACTTGCCACCGCCTGGGGCATCACCGGCCTGTTTTTCCTCGCCCATGGCGCGTGGCCGGTGTTCGGCTTCTTCGGCCTTGATCTTCTCCTCGTCTACGGCGCATTCCGTCTCAATTATCGCGCTGCCCGCGCCCGCGAAGAAGTGTCGGTGTCGCGCACCAGCCTTGATATCCGCAAGGTCGCACCCTCGGGCCGCACCGAGACGCATCATTTCAACCCGTTCTGGACCCGCTTCCGTATCGCCCGCCACGACGAGATCGGCATCACCGCAATGGCGGTCGAAGCTGAGGGCAGCCGCGTTCCCCTAGGCGGGTTTCTCAACCCGGAAGACCGCGAAAGTTTTGCCAACGCCTTTTCCGGCGCGCTGGCAAAGGCCCGGCGCGGCTGA
- a CDS encoding trimeric intracellular cation channel family protein has product MNPILLLDYSGVAVFAATGALAASRKEIDIIGFLFLAGVTGVGGGTLRDMILGIPVFWVVNPDYVFICAAVAIGVYFTAHRMESRYVLLLWLDAIGLAAFSVMGAAKGLVVTGSAPVAIIMGVLTATFGGILRDLLAGEPSVLLRPEIYVTSALAGAATFTLLDLAALPSPFAAMIAVAVAFLVRGGALKYGWSFPPYKSRPGRRPEDIR; this is encoded by the coding sequence ATGAATCCGATCCTGCTTCTCGACTATTCCGGTGTCGCGGTGTTTGCCGCGACGGGCGCTCTGGCCGCCTCGCGCAAAGAGATCGATATTATCGGTTTTCTGTTTCTGGCCGGCGTCACCGGCGTCGGCGGTGGCACCTTGCGCGACATGATCCTTGGCATTCCAGTGTTCTGGGTCGTCAATCCTGATTACGTCTTCATCTGCGCAGCCGTCGCCATCGGCGTCTACTTCACTGCCCACCGTATGGAATCACGCTATGTCCTGCTGCTCTGGCTCGATGCCATCGGGCTCGCCGCCTTTTCGGTGATGGGGGCAGCCAAGGGGCTTGTGGTCACCGGCTCCGCGCCAGTCGCCATCATCATGGGCGTGCTGACAGCCACGTTTGGCGGCATTTTGCGCGACCTGCTGGCGGGCGAGCCGTCAGTGCTGCTCCGGCCCGAAATCTATGTCACGTCGGCTTTGGCAGGTGCAGCTACCTTCACACTTCTGGATTTAGCCGCGCTGCCAAGCCCGTTTGCCGCTATGATTGCTGTGGCAGTCGCCTTCCTGGTGCGTGGCGGCGCGCTGAAATATGGTTGGAGCTTCCCGCCCTATAAGAGCCGGCCCGGTCGCCGGCCCGAAGATATCCGCTAG
- the rpoN gene encoding RNA polymerase factor sigma-54 produces the protein MALAARLQLRQSQSLVMTPQLLQSIRLLQFTHLELEKFVDEEIERNPLLERVDQRDDGPVAPIEPEQPDAYNDSNWFTETGTPASAEKMAERLDTSLENVFPDDTGTSERLGPDLSSQWKSAGGSGSGSNFSPFDRLDVEDMAEASVTLREHVGQQIALGFGSAVTRLIAQDLADALDDAGYLRADIAEVAERLGCTEQDVQSVLATCQNFEPVGLFARDLAECLMLQLAARDRLDPAMRALIENLDLLAKRDFHSLKKICGVDEQDLLDMLAEIRALDPRPGMAFSGGHTDTIVADVIVKPASDGSWAIELNVETLPRVLVDQIYFANVSSHAKGQAEKDFLTECMQDATWLTRSLDQRAKTILKVASEIVRQQDAFLLHGIRHLRPLNLRTVADAIGMHESTVSRVTSNKYMMTPRGVFELRFFFTASIASAEGGDAHSSEAVRDRIRELIDTERAVNVLSDDAIVDMLKTKGVEIARRTVAKYREGMNIPSSVQRRREKRAIAAVAR, from the coding sequence ATGGCGCTTGCAGCCAGATTGCAGCTTCGACAGTCACAATCGTTGGTGATGACGCCGCAATTGCTGCAGTCCATCCGGCTGCTGCAATTCACTCATCTTGAGCTGGAAAAGTTTGTTGACGAAGAGATCGAGCGCAATCCGCTTCTGGAGCGTGTCGACCAGCGCGATGACGGGCCCGTGGCCCCGATTGAGCCAGAACAGCCCGACGCATATAATGATAGCAACTGGTTTACCGAAACCGGCACGCCAGCCAGCGCCGAAAAGATGGCCGAGCGTCTCGATACCTCGCTGGAAAATGTTTTCCCCGATGATACCGGAACAAGCGAAAGACTGGGCCCCGACCTGTCCTCGCAGTGGAAATCAGCGGGCGGTTCCGGCTCCGGGTCAAACTTCTCACCGTTTGACCGGCTAGATGTCGAAGACATGGCTGAGGCGTCCGTCACCTTGAGGGAGCATGTTGGCCAACAGATCGCGCTTGGATTCGGGTCCGCTGTGACACGCCTCATCGCACAGGATCTGGCCGATGCTCTGGATGACGCCGGCTATCTGCGTGCGGACATTGCCGAGGTAGCCGAGCGGCTTGGCTGTACTGAACAGGACGTGCAAAGCGTGCTTGCGACCTGCCAGAACTTTGAGCCGGTCGGGCTTTTTGCCCGCGACCTTGCAGAATGCCTGATGCTGCAACTGGCGGCGCGTGACCGGCTTGACCCGGCGATGCGTGCCCTGATCGAAAATCTTGACTTGCTTGCCAAACGCGATTTTCACAGCCTGAAAAAAATCTGCGGCGTCGATGAACAGGACCTGCTCGACATGCTGGCGGAAATCCGTGCGCTCGATCCGCGTCCGGGCATGGCATTTTCCGGCGGCCACACGGACACGATTGTAGCCGATGTGATCGTCAAGCCGGCCAGCGATGGCAGTTGGGCCATCGAGCTTAATGTCGAGACGCTGCCGCGCGTGCTGGTCGACCAGATCTATTTCGCCAATGTCTCGAGCCATGCAAAGGGGCAAGCTGAAAAAGATTTTCTTACCGAGTGCATGCAGGATGCGACATGGCTCACGCGCAGTCTTGATCAGCGAGCCAAGACCATCCTGAAGGTAGCCTCCGAGATCGTACGCCAGCAGGATGCATTTCTGCTGCACGGCATCCGTCATCTGCGGCCTCTCAATCTGCGCACAGTGGCCGATGCCATTGGGATGCACGAATCAACGGTCAGCCGCGTTACCTCCAATAAATACATGATGACGCCGCGTGGGGTGTTCGAGCTTCGCTTTTTCTTCACTGCCTCGATCGCGTCTGCGGAGGGCGGCGATGCGCATTCTTCCGAAGCGGTGCGCGACAGAATACGCGAATTGATCGATACCGAGCGGGCGGTCAATGTTTTATCCGATGATGCCATTGTCGACATGCTCAAGACAAAAGGCGTCGAGATCGCCCGCCGAACGGTTGCCAAGTACCGGGAAGGAATGAACATTCCCTCTTCTGTGCAACGCAGACGTGAAAAGCGTGCAATTGCGGCTGTCGCCCGCTAG
- the hpf gene encoding ribosome hibernation-promoting factor, HPF/YfiA family encodes MSLRISGKHMEIGEAFRTRIEGRIGEAIDKYFDGGFSGRVNVEKSGSRFTADCMVHLDSGIELQASGDAQEPGPAFDAAAERLEKRLRRYKRRLKSHGQGGGNSYSTDIAYTVVAPVADEEDEVPEDYAPAIVAEQTVALKTMSVASAVLELDSKDSPVVVFRNGGNDHVNIVYRRADGNIGWIDPSSAVAKG; translated from the coding sequence ATGAGCCTGCGCATATCAGGAAAACACATGGAGATCGGTGAAGCGTTCCGCACCCGCATTGAGGGCCGGATCGGCGAAGCGATCGACAAATATTTCGATGGCGGCTTTTCAGGCCGCGTGAATGTGGAAAAATCGGGTTCGCGCTTTACCGCCGACTGCATGGTCCATCTCGATTCGGGCATAGAACTGCAGGCAAGCGGTGACGCCCAGGAACCGGGCCCAGCCTTCGATGCGGCGGCAGAGCGGCTCGAAAAGCGCCTGCGCCGTTACAAGAGGCGGTTGAAGTCGCATGGTCAGGGCGGCGGCAACAGCTACTCGACCGACATCGCCTACACGGTCGTTGCACCCGTGGCCGATGAGGAAGATGAAGTTCCGGAAGATTACGCGCCGGCCATCGTTGCCGAACAGACCGTGGCATTGAAAACCATGTCGGTGGCGTCCGCAGTGCTAGAACTGGATTCAAAGGACAGTCCGGTCGTTGTGTTCCGCAATGGGGGTAACGACCATGTCAACATCGTCTACCGCCGGGCTGATGGAAACATCGGCTGGATCGACCCATCCAGTGCGGTAGCCAAAGGGTAG
- a CDS encoding adenosine kinase: MSDYDVLCIGNAIVDIIAQCDEDFLVDNGIIKGAMNLIDAERAQLLYSRMGPAIEASGGSAGNTAAGIASFGGRAAFFGKVSADKLGEIYAHDIHAQGVAFDTKPLAGDPPTARSMIFVTPDGERSMNTYLGACVELGPHDVEGDKATNAKVTYFEGYLWDPPLAKEAIRMTAKLAHAAGREVSMTLSDPFCVDRYRGEFLELMRSGTVDIVFANESEVTSLYETSSFEAALEAVRKDCKVAAITRSEKGSVIVRGEETVWIDAIEISELVDTTGAGDLYAAGFLHGYTSGRDLATCGKLGSLAAGLCIQQIGPRPRQNLRHEAEQAGLA, from the coding sequence ATGAGCGACTATGACGTGCTTTGCATCGGCAACGCGATTGTCGACATCATCGCCCAGTGCGACGAGGATTTTCTGGTCGATAACGGCATCATTAAGGGCGCGATGAACCTGATCGATGCGGAGCGGGCGCAGTTGCTCTACAGCCGCATGGGCCCTGCCATCGAGGCATCGGGCGGCAGCGCTGGCAATACCGCAGCCGGCATCGCCAGCTTTGGCGGACGTGCCGCCTTTTTCGGCAAGGTTTCAGCCGACAAGCTTGGTGAGATCTACGCCCACGACATTCATGCGCAGGGCGTGGCGTTCGACACCAAGCCACTCGCCGGCGATCCACCGACCGCGCGCTCGATGATTTTTGTCACGCCGGATGGCGAGCGGTCGATGAACACTTATCTCGGTGCCTGCGTGGAGCTTGGGCCCCATGATGTGGAGGGCGACAAGGCCACCAACGCCAAGGTGACCTATTTCGAAGGCTATCTGTGGGATCCACCGCTTGCCAAGGAAGCGATCCGCATGACGGCAAAACTCGCCCACGCTGCCGGGCGCGAGGTCTCAATGACGCTGTCGGATCCCTTTTGCGTCGACCGCTACCGGGGCGAGTTTCTGGAGCTGATGCGGTCAGGGACGGTCGACATTGTGTTTGCCAATGAAAGCGAAGTGACGTCACTTTACGAAACGTCCTCATTTGAGGCAGCGCTTGAGGCCGTGCGAAAGGACTGCAAGGTCGCAGCAATCACCCGCTCGGAAAAGGGCTCAGTGATTGTTCGCGGCGAGGAGACTGTATGGATCGACGCCATTGAAATCTCGGAATTGGTGGACACTACCGGGGCGGGCGACCTCTATGCTGCAGGCTTTCTGCACGGCTACACGTCGGGCCGCGACCTCGCGACCTGCGGTAAACTCGGCTCTCTGGCGGCCGGCTTGTGTATCCAGCAGATCGGCCCGCGCCCGCGCCAAAACCTCCGCCATGAGGCCGAGCAGGCCGGGCTGGCCTAG
- the ptsN gene encoding PTS IIA-like nitrogen regulatory protein PtsN, producing the protein MDLSDLIETSAIMPTLKANSKKQLLQLLSEKAATMTGIPEREIFDTLMQRERLGSTGVGNGIAIPHGKLAGVKRISGVFARLENKVDFDALDDQPVDLVFLLLAPEGAGADHLKALSRIARVLRDSDTVAKIRGTDDSSAILAFLSATPNSHAA; encoded by the coding sequence ATGGATCTGAGCGATCTGATCGAGACGTCGGCTATCATGCCGACGCTCAAGGCAAACTCGAAAAAGCAGCTGTTACAGCTTCTCTCCGAAAAGGCCGCGACGATGACCGGTATCCCGGAGCGCGAGATTTTTGACACGCTGATGCAGCGCGAACGTCTGGGCTCGACCGGCGTGGGCAATGGCATAGCCATCCCGCACGGGAAACTCGCCGGAGTAAAGCGCATCTCAGGCGTTTTTGCGCGGCTTGAGAACAAGGTGGATTTCGATGCGCTGGACGACCAGCCCGTCGATCTGGTGTTCTTGCTGCTAGCACCAGAAGGTGCCGGCGCGGATCACCTGAAAGCGCTGTCGCGAATTGCACGCGTGCTTCGCGATAGCGATACAGTGGCGAAAATACGTGGCACCGACGATTCATCCGCCATCCTGGCGTTTCTATCGGCGACACCAAACTCTCACGCTGCCTGA
- a CDS encoding methylated-DNA--[protein]-cysteine S-methyltransferase — MNARLPLTAAMTPTAILQHDITPEGDDYEIVRRVVEKISLDYRDQPSLEVLAEAVGETPTGLQKLFTRWAGISPKGFLQAVTLDHARRLLSEGMPLLEASYEVGMSGPGRLHDLFVTHEAMSPGDYKTRGAGLTIRYGFHISPFGVALVMVTDRGLAGLAFNDAGDERAAFADMSGRWPNATFVEDMAATAPYAARIFDPARWRSEEKLRVVLIGTDFQVRVWQALLKIPMGRACSYSAIAADIGAPAASRAVGAAVGANPLSFVVPCHRALGKSGALTGYHWGVTRKRAMLGWEAGQLGA; from the coding sequence ATGAACGCCCGATTGCCCCTAACTGCCGCCATGACCCCGACCGCGATCCTGCAGCATGACATCACGCCTGAGGGCGATGATTATGAGATTGTGCGCCGGGTCGTCGAAAAGATCAGCCTTGATTACCGCGACCAGCCCTCGCTGGAGGTGCTGGCCGAGGCTGTCGGCGAGACGCCGACGGGCTTGCAGAAACTGTTTACCCGCTGGGCAGGCATTTCTCCAAAAGGGTTTTTACAGGCAGTGACGCTTGACCATGCAAGGCGTCTGCTGAGCGAGGGGATGCCGCTTCTGGAGGCGTCGTACGAGGTCGGCATGTCGGGCCCCGGCCGCCTGCACGACCTGTTCGTCACCCATGAGGCGATGTCACCGGGCGACTACAAGACGCGCGGTGCCGGCCTCACCATCCGCTACGGCTTTCACATTTCGCCCTTCGGCGTCGCGCTGGTGATGGTGACCGACCGTGGCCTTGCCGGCCTTGCCTTCAATGATGCAGGCGACGAGCGTGCTGCTTTCGCCGACATGTCGGGTCGCTGGCCAAATGCCACCTTTGTTGAGGACATGGCGGCGACCGCGCCCTACGCGGCGCGTATCTTTGATCCGGCCCGCTGGCGCTCGGAAGAAAAACTGCGGGTCGTGCTGATCGGCACCGATTTTCAGGTCCGCGTCTGGCAGGCTCTTTTGAAAATCCCGATGGGCCGCGCCTGCTCCTATTCGGCCATCGCCGCAGATATTGGCGCCCCTGCGGCCAGCCGCGCGGTCGGTGCGGCGGTTGGGGCCAACCCACTCTCCTTTGTCGTGCCCTGCCACCGCGCCCTTGGCAAATCAGGCGCACTCACCGGCTACCACTGGGGCGTCACCCGCAAGCGCGCCATGCTGGGATGGGAGGCCGGGCAGCTGGGGGCGTGA
- a CDS encoding sulfate transporter family protein yields MILNAARAAAGHLFTPRFRGVFFKTLGITLVALAALWVVLRGAFMAYAWPFVDAILPGFPGWAGWLGVIAAVIAGIGLALALALFIAPVTAMVASIFLDDIAELVERQDYPSDPPGRPVPALRSLVLSLKFLGVVILGNLVALLLLLVPGINIAAFFVINGYLLGREFFEFAAMRFHGELEAKALRRAHAGTVFMGGMVIAGFLAIPFLNLLTPLFAAAMMVHLHKAVFAREKGLVTAY; encoded by the coding sequence ATGATCCTCAACGCCGCCCGTGCCGCTGCCGGGCACCTGTTCACCCCCCGCTTTCGCGGTGTCTTCTTCAAGACGCTTGGGATCACCCTAGTGGCGCTGGCAGCTCTGTGGGTTGTCCTAAGGGGAGCCTTCATGGCGTATGCGTGGCCCTTTGTGGATGCGATCTTGCCCGGGTTCCCGGGCTGGGCGGGTTGGCTCGGCGTGATCGCTGCGGTCATAGCTGGCATCGGGTTGGCACTGGCACTCGCTCTTTTCATCGCGCCAGTGACAGCGATGGTTGCTAGCATTTTCCTCGACGACATCGCTGAACTGGTTGAGCGCCAGGACTATCCATCCGATCCGCCCGGGCGCCCGGTGCCTGCGCTGCGCTCCCTTGTGCTGTCGTTAAAGTTTCTCGGCGTGGTCATTTTGGGCAACCTCGTCGCGTTGTTGCTGCTTTTGGTGCCCGGCATCAATATTGCCGCCTTTTTCGTCATCAACGGCTATCTTCTGGGTCGCGAGTTCTTCGAATTCGCTGCCATGCGCTTTCACGGCGAGCTTGAGGCGAAAGCGCTACGCCGCGCCCATGCCGGAACCGTGTTCATGGGTGGCATGGTGATCGCGGGCTTCCTCGCCATCCCGTTCCTCAATCTGCTTACCCCGCTCTTTGCGGCAGCTATGATGGTGCACCTGCACAAGGCTGTCTTTGCTCGGGAAAAGGGGCTAGTGACCGCATATTGA
- a CDS encoding ribokinase — MIVVIGSINVDLVAQVKRLPSPGETVPGSSFETTPGGKGANQALSAARAGAATRMIGAVGKDAFAKEATALLVAGGVDLSGVHDSHAATGTALILVATSGENVIAVVPGANGTVLPGDLARIGPEKGDVVVLQLEIPMDTVSAALKAAREAGAISLLNIAPFRIDAASFWEDADYLIANETEFDLLAKAMKLAGRDRAARIKAYVEQTGRSIVVTLGGEGVVAASAEGIIEIPALPVEPVDTVGAGDTFCGYLAAGLSAGLSLEDALKRATAAGSLACLKSGAQCSIPLAAEVDAELAKG, encoded by the coding sequence GTGATCGTTGTCATAGGTTCCATCAATGTCGACCTCGTGGCCCAGGTAAAGCGGTTGCCTTCGCCCGGCGAAACCGTGCCGGGTAGCAGTTTTGAGACGACGCCGGGTGGCAAGGGCGCCAATCAGGCCCTATCTGCGGCGCGCGCCGGTGCGGCCACACGCATGATCGGGGCTGTCGGCAAGGACGCGTTTGCCAAGGAGGCGACAGCTCTTCTGGTGGCAGGCGGCGTCGACCTTTCTGGCGTCCATGATTCGCATGCGGCCACGGGAACCGCGCTCATTCTCGTGGCCACAAGCGGCGAGAATGTCATCGCGGTGGTACCCGGTGCCAATGGTACCGTGCTGCCCGGCGACCTGGCCCGCATCGGACCTGAAAAGGGCGATGTAGTAGTTTTGCAGCTGGAAATTCCGATGGATACGGTGAGCGCCGCCCTGAAGGCAGCGCGCGAGGCGGGCGCAATCAGCCTGCTCAACATCGCGCCCTTCCGCATCGATGCGGCATCGTTCTGGGAGGACGCAGACTACCTGATTGCCAACGAGACCGAGTTCGACCTGCTGGCCAAGGCGATGAAACTTGCAGGCCGCGACCGCGCCGCGCGCATCAAGGCCTATGTCGAACAGACTGGCCGCAGCATCGTGGTGACACTGGGTGGAGAAGGCGTGGTTGCCGCATCAGCCGAGGGCATCATTGAAATCCCGGCGCTGCCGGTCGAACCGGTCGACACAGTCGGCGCCGGCGACACCTTTTGCGGCTATCTCGCAGCCGGCCTGTCCGCAGGCCTATCCCTCGAAGACGCCCTGAAACGCGCCACCGCCGCCGGCTCACTCGCCTGCCTCAAATCCGGCGCGCAGTGCTCCATCCCGCTCGCAGCAGAGGTAGATGCGGAACTGGCTAAGGGCTGA